The following coding sequences lie in one Alosa alosa isolate M-15738 ecotype Scorff River chromosome 21, AALO_Geno_1.1, whole genome shotgun sequence genomic window:
- the mrpl46 gene encoding 39S ribosomal protein L46, mitochondrial isoform X2: MAAPCLGMVVRSMWQFRNINRASTTLLKGIRHFSGSGECSCAVKLKYETHKPASQWKLYGAVCLQRLPVVSQDPNPIEQKFLDLMQQMELERSCLSDHELRLLEDAERMSRKQEEDYDSDDEDLVNQEIVTAQDDEDAWEQKLKRFQPAGRANGAAGEDPSSLDRCLSDSLVLLVQQEVGKEKVWLLPQLQWTTGETLRQTAERALASLPGTDLKARFLGNSPCGVYKFKFPKGVQTESCVGAKVFFFKALLSSGTNPTSEKGAFVWVKKSELKGYLKPDYLRQADRFILGL; the protein is encoded by the exons ATGGCGGCGCCCTGTCTGGGAATGGTTGTCCGTTCAATGTGGCAGTTCAGAAACATCAACAGGGCGTCTACAACATTGCTAAAGGGTATCCGACATTTCTCAGGCAGTGGGGAGTGCAGTTgtgccgttaaacttaaatatgAAACGCACAAACCCGCTTCTCAGTGGAAACTCTACGGCGCTGTGTGTCTGCAGAGACTACCCGTGGTCTCTCAAGATCCGAATCCCATCGAACAGAAATTTCTAGATCTCATGCAACAG ATGGAACTGGAGCGGAGCTGCCTCTCTGACCACGAGCTGCGACTGCTGGAGGATGCCGAGCGCATGAGCCGCAAGCAGGAGGAAGACTACGACTCGGACGACGAGGACCTCGTCAACCAGGAGATTGTCACGGCGCAGGACGACGAGGATGCCTGGGAGCAGAAGCTGAAACGCTTCCAGCCCGCAGGAAGGGCCAATG GGGCGGCCGGTGAGGACCCCAGCTCACTGGATCGTTGCCTGAGCGACAGCCTGGTGCTGCTGGTCCAGCAGGAGGTGGGCAAGGAGAAAGTGTGGCTACTGCCCCAGCTGCAGTGGACCACAGGGGAGACGCTCCGACAGACCGCAGAGAGGGCCTTAGCCAGCCTGCCAG GTACTGATTTAAAGGCAAGGTTCCTGGGCAACAGTCCATGCGGGGTATACAAGTTTAAATTCCCCAAAGGCGTTCAAACAGAGAGCTGCGTCGGAGCCAAAGTCTTTTTCTTCAAAGCCCTGCTTTCAAGTGGCACCAATCCCACATCTGAGAAGGGTGCCTTTGTGTGGGTGAAAAAGAGCGAACTGAAGGGGTATCTAAAGCCAGACTACCTGAGACAAGCAGACCGCTTCATCCTGGGCCTGTGA
- the mrpl46 gene encoding 39S ribosomal protein L46, mitochondrial isoform X1, with protein sequence MAAPCLGMVVRSMWQFRNINRASTTLLKGIRHFSGSGECSCAVKLKYETHKPASQWKLYGAVCLQRLPVVSQDPNPIEQKFLDLMQQMELERSCLSDHELRLLEDAERMSRKQEEDYDSDDEDLVNQEIVTAQDDEDAWEQKLKRFQPAGRANGASPHIFNNHTPTGAAGEDPSSLDRCLSDSLVLLVQQEVGKEKVWLLPQLQWTTGETLRQTAERALASLPGTDLKARFLGNSPCGVYKFKFPKGVQTESCVGAKVFFFKALLSSGTNPTSEKGAFVWVKKSELKGYLKPDYLRQADRFILGL encoded by the exons ATGGCGGCGCCCTGTCTGGGAATGGTTGTCCGTTCAATGTGGCAGTTCAGAAACATCAACAGGGCGTCTACAACATTGCTAAAGGGTATCCGACATTTCTCAGGCAGTGGGGAGTGCAGTTgtgccgttaaacttaaatatgAAACGCACAAACCCGCTTCTCAGTGGAAACTCTACGGCGCTGTGTGTCTGCAGAGACTACCCGTGGTCTCTCAAGATCCGAATCCCATCGAACAGAAATTTCTAGATCTCATGCAACAG ATGGAACTGGAGCGGAGCTGCCTCTCTGACCACGAGCTGCGACTGCTGGAGGATGCCGAGCGCATGAGCCGCAAGCAGGAGGAAGACTACGACTCGGACGACGAGGACCTCGTCAACCAGGAGATTGTCACGGCGCAGGACGACGAGGATGCCTGGGAGCAGAAGCTGAAACGCTTCCAGCCCGCAGGAAGGGCCAATGGTGCGTCTCCTCACATCTTTAATAATCACACACCAACAG GGGCGGCCGGTGAGGACCCCAGCTCACTGGATCGTTGCCTGAGCGACAGCCTGGTGCTGCTGGTCCAGCAGGAGGTGGGCAAGGAGAAAGTGTGGCTACTGCCCCAGCTGCAGTGGACCACAGGGGAGACGCTCCGACAGACCGCAGAGAGGGCCTTAGCCAGCCTGCCAG GTACTGATTTAAAGGCAAGGTTCCTGGGCAACAGTCCATGCGGGGTATACAAGTTTAAATTCCCCAAAGGCGTTCAAACAGAGAGCTGCGTCGGAGCCAAAGTCTTTTTCTTCAAAGCCCTGCTTTCAAGTGGCACCAATCCCACATCTGAGAAGGGTGCCTTTGTGTGGGTGAAAAAGAGCGAACTGAAGGGGTATCTAAAGCCAGACTACCTGAGACAAGCAGACCGCTTCATCCTGGGCCTGTGA
- the mrps11 gene encoding 28S ribosomal protein S11, mitochondrial, whose protein sequence is MSNLTSRLSSLARCANQHILASFNMGRASVVSTESRRPICSSAIRQQESAEEATVTPKTSSREFSIYPPMPGEDSPLRWGGMKFEDLPIAHIKATYNNTHIQVTDHSGQYMARTSCGAEGFRNVKKSTPIAAQTAGISAAAKAQAKGVTFVRVVVKGLGPGRLSAIKGLTMGGLEVVSITDNTPVPHNGCRPRKARRM, encoded by the exons ATGTCGAATTTAACGTCTAGGTTATCGAGCTTGGCGAGATGTGCAAATCAACACATTCTGGCTTCCTTTAACATGGGCAGAGCATCAGT TGTAAGTACAGAGTCTCGGAGACCCATATGTTCCAGTGCGATTAGACAACAGGAGTCGGCCGAGGAGGCTACAGTTACCCCTAAAACCAGTTCCAGAGAGTTCAG TATATATCCACCTATGCCAGGGGAGGACAGTCCTttgagatggggtgggatgaaATTTGAAGATTTACCAATTgctcacatcaaagccacatACAACAA cacacacatacaggttaCAGACCACAGTGGACAGTATATGGCTAGAACCTCCTGTGGAGCTGAAGGGTTCCGGAATGTGAAGAAGTCAACACCTATTGCCGCCCAGACAGCTGGGATCTCTGCAGCTGCA aAGGCACAGGCGAAGGGGGTGACGTTCGTGCGGGTGGTGGTCAAAGGCCTCGGCCCCGGGCGTTTG TCGGCCATCAAGGGTTTGACCATGGGGGGTCTTGAGGTGGTGTCCATCACAGACAACACCCCCGTGCCCCATAATGGCTGCCGCCCCCGTAAGGCTCGCAGGATGTGA